The Mucilaginibacter sp. PAMB04168 genome contains the following window.
ATACGGGGCTGTCAAGCTTTCCAAATGATCCGCATTTTGCGAGGCACCGATTTGAAGATGGCTGGAAGTGGATTATTGGTAACAAACTAAAGCATTATTTAAAAGAGACTTATAACTGATCCTTTCCGTATGTATGGCTCAATTATAGATACGATCTTTTGCCTCATTGCTGTTTTGAAGGTGCAATGCGTGGTAATCACGCTAAGTGCATCAATTACTGCATTTTTCTAATGGTTGTTCCGGCAGCATGATCACTCCATCGCCAATCCACACGTTGTCATCAATTTTTCAGGCAAGGTATAAGTTCGAAAGTAATGCAAGCCCGAATCTTAAGGCATTAATACGTAGAAGAAGACGCCGAACCGCAAAATGGGCTAAAAAAAGAGCTAATTTAAAACAGTTTGTTACGAAATGGGCAGTGTAACACCCTTCTGATTTGACAATCATTATAATTATTGATTATATTCGCTATAGAAGAGGTGGAAGATTATCAATATTATACTGATCAGGAACTAATATCTTTAATGAAGGGTAACAGCCATTCTGCGTTTACTCAAATTTATGATCGCTACCAGGGTTTGTTGTATATATATGCCTGTAAAATTACCAAAGACGAAAACGAAGCAGAGGATATTGTGCAGGAAGTGCTGTTTTACCTTTGGGATAAACGGAACACCATAACGTTTGAGCATAGTTTAGCATCTTACTTATATAGCGCAGTTAGGTATAAATTTTTTAATTTGCTCGACCGTAAAAAAGTTAGAACAGATTATGCAGTTTCTTTTCAAAAATTTATAGACCGGGAAACCGTCCAGGCCGATTATGTAGTGCGGGAGAAAGAACTTAGTCGTTTAATTGAGAAAGAAATAGCTATGTTACCCGATAAAATGCGGGAAATATTCTAGTTGAGTCGAAAAGGGCATCTTTCGCATAGGGAAATTGCACTTAAACTCAACATCTCCGAAAAAACAGTCAAAAATCAAGTTAATAATGCTTTAAAAAGTTTAAGAATTAAGCTTGGTTTAGTATCCTTTCTGCTGTTTTTAATAAAATATTAACATTTTGTTAAAAAAGTATAAATATATCTGGGCCCTAATCCCTATTTAGCTTACATATGTTATATCCCCATAGGGATAGCTATGTATGCAAGAGAAAAATACGCCTGAAAAATTAATTCAAAAATATGCAGAAGGTACCTGCAATGAGCAGGAAAGGGCAATTGTTGAGAGCTGGCACCTTTACGACTTGTCGGAGAGTACTGTTGAGCCCTCGGCGCAAAGTATAAACGATGCCCATTCAAGGGGGCGCCAGGCGGTAATTGCGCATCTGCAGGCTAATCGTCCCGTTCGTAAATTGCTGCCACAAATTCTTGCAGCAGCATCTGTTTTAATCTTTTTAGGCATAGGCGCTTTTTTTCTGTTTGCTAATTACAATGCAGCAACTATCGAAAAAAAGTTGTCTGCCATTAAGCCGGGCAGCAATCAAGCTATTTTAACTTTAGCTAATGGTCAGCAAATAAACTTAACCAATGCTGAAAATCGCAAGCTTGCGGCGCAAGGCAGTAAAAGGATTAAACAAGCCACAGACGGATTTTTAACTTATCAGCTAAATTCAACTGACGTTAATGACAACACTGTAGAGTATAACTCCATTAATACGCCTGTAGGAGGTCAATATCACCTTACATTGGCCGACGGCACTAACGTCTGGCTGAATGCGGCATCATCTATTAAATTCCCAACCATTTTTAAGGGCACAGAACGCAAAGTTGAAGTTACCGGCGAGGTTTACTTTGAGGTAGCTCATAATGCCGCCAAGCCTTTCAAGGTAGTTACAGACAAACAGGTAGTTGAAGTTTTGGGAACACATTTCAACGTCAATGCCTACCCGGATGAAGCCAACATCAAGACTACGTTATTAGAAGGTTCTGTAAAAGTATCTGCGAATGACGCAAGTACAATTATCAAACCCGGGCAGCAGTCGGTTTTACACGAAGGCCGTTTAAACGTAAACAAAGCGGTTGATCTGGATGAAGCCATAGCCTGGAAAAACGGTTATTTTCAATTTAACGATGAGCGAATTGAAAGTGTAATGCGTAAGCTATCACGCTGGTATAATATTGACATGCAATACCAGGGAGAGCCTTTAAATGAAGGCTTTAGCGGTACAATATCCCGATCAAAAAATATAAGCCAGGTTTTAAAAATGCTGGAGAGAACAAAAGCCGTTCATTATAAAATTGAAGGAAGGAGGGTGACAATCATCCAGTAAAATTTTACCCCACTGCCCTCCCATAAAAAAAGCCATTCCGATTGAGCCCGGAATGACCTTAACAATGGATTCGAAATTATAAACTATTGATAAACTGCGTTATGCCTCTTCTATTACCACAATGCAAAGGCAATTCGCTTAAACCCATGTTACCCAAATGTACAAATTTTACCCTAAAATTTTTGTGCAGCCGCCAGGCTGTATCCATCATTGGATTTTGACTATGAAGTTAACCACCCTACTTTTAATTATAGCTATTTTTCAGGTAAGCGCATCAACCTATGCGCAACAGGTTAGCCTATCGGAAAAAAATACACCGTTAGAGCAGGTATTTAATAAAATACGGGTACAAACTGGTTATGATATTCTTTATACCACTTCCCTGTTAAAAGGTTCGAGGCCTGTTACTATTAAAGTAACCAATGGCAATTTGGATGATGTGCTTAAGCGGGTGTTTGTTGGGCAACCACTGGAGTATTCTATTGAAGACAAATCGGTTGTTGTTTCAAAAAAACAAAAAACGCTTTTGGAAAAAGCAATCAATTTATTTGCTATACCTACAGATGTAAGCGGACGTGTAGTGAGCGATTCGACGAGAACACCGCTTATTGGTGCAAACGTTCGGTCAAAGGCAAACAACACAGTTGCAACAACCGATGTTAACGGTGCATTTACGCTGAAGAACATTGAAATAGGTACCGTATTAGAGATATCTTACATAGGTTTTGTAACCCAGCAGGTAAGCGTTACCCGTGAAAACGCCGCAAATCTTAACATCATACTTAAAAGCGATGTTAGCCGTTTACAGGAGGTTTCGATCATATCAAACGGTTACCAAACTATTGCTAAAGAAAGAAGCGCAGGCTCATTTGCCAAGCCCGATCTGAATGCAGTTGTAAACCGCTCAACCAGTATGAACGTTTTGCAAAGGCTGGATGGTTTAATACCAGGTTTAACCGTAAATAATGCACCCGGGCAAACGGCTTCCCCTTATATCCTCAGAGGTTTAACTTCGGTATCTATCAGCTCATCACCTTTATATGTAGTGGATGGTATTCCGCTGCCTGATGTAAGTGGAAGCCAATTTACTAATATAAGTTCTGTAACTGGTATAAATAGTATCAATCCACAAGATATAGCAGATATTACGGTTCTTAAAGACGCTACCGCCGCTTCAATCTGGGGCTCAAGGGCTGCTAATGGTGTAATTGTTATTGTTACCAAAAGAGGCCTTAGAGGTGAGAGAGTAAGGGTTACTTATGATGCTTTTGTGAACTTTCAGGGCAAGCCCGATTTGAATTACTTTCCGGTGCTAAACAGCCAGCAGTTTATACAGGCCGCCCGGGAAACCTTTGACCCGGTTGCTTATCCTTACAACAGCGTTACCTTACCAACTGCCGGTGCCGGGTTAGCGCCGCATGAAGTGATTTTGTACAACCAAAATTTAGGCAGAATAACTGCTGCACAGGCTAACAGCAGCTTAGATAGCTTAGCTGCTATTAACAATAATCAGCAAATTAAAGACCTGTTTTACCGTAACGCCATGCTCATGAATCATACCTTATCGGTTTCGGGCGGGCAAAAAAATTATGCGTTTTATAGCTCTTTAGCTTATACAGATAACCGCAGCAATAGTCCAGGTCAAAGTAACAATACGTATAAAGTTAATTTACGCCAGGATTTTAACATAGGCACACGCATTCGCCTGGGTTTAATAACCGACTTAACCAACACTGTTAGCAACAGTCCGCGTAATATAAACGCTACTAACCAATTTTATCCTTACCAGTTATTTCAGGATAACGCAGGTAATAATATTTCAATGCCATACATGACCAGTCTGCCCGATGCGGTTAGACTTGATTATGAAACCCGCAGCCGTATTAATTTAAATTACAACCCGCTTGATGAAGTAAATTATGGTTACCAAAAAAACGATTTTTTGTTGAGCCGCAATATTTTCAACGTTGGTGTGAAGCTAATAAGCGGTTTAAATTATACCGGAACATTCAGCTTTATAAAAAGTACCAATCGCACGCGCGAGTATGACGACCGTAACAGTTATAGGGTAAGAGCGCAAACCGCACAATTTACCGTTGCACCTACCGCCACCTCAACACCCGTTTACAACCTGCCCAATACTGGTGGCAACTATCAAGTAAGTAATATAAACCAACGTAACTGGACTGTGCGCAACCAGTTAGATTATAACAAGAGCTGGAATAACGGGCTGCACCAGCTTACATTACTGGCAGGCCAGGAGGTACAGGAACAATTTAATATTTTCAACTTAAGCAGTATAAAGGGTTGGGACCCCCTGTTGCAATCTGGAGTGCTGGTTGATTATAAAACTTTGAATGCCGGCTTGGCTAACCCGGTTTGGCCAGGTATATTAGGTGCCAATGTAAGCCAGTTAAATGATCAGATCTTTGGTCAGGTCGAAGTGTTAAGCCGCTTTGTCTCTTACTATGGAAATGCAAGTTACACCTTTAACCGCAAGTACACGGTTAATGGCAGTTACCGTATTGATAAAAGCAACAATTTTGGTATTAATACAGCCGCGCAAAATAAACCAGTATGGAGTGTAGGCGGTAAATGGGCAATTGGTGAAGAAAGCTTTGTGAAAAATGTAACCTGGATAAATAACCTGGCACTGCGCGCAACTTACGGTATATCAGGTAATGCACCTTTGCCAGGTACAGCAGCATCTTACGATATTATATCAGGTACTTCCAATAGCTTTTTACCTAACGGGCGCGGGCTACAGATTGCAACACCTGCCAACAGGTCATTAACCTGGGAAGGTACTACTACTACTAACTTAGGTTTAGATATTGCCGTTTTAAATAGCCGTTTGAGTGCCGCTATTGATATTTACCAAAAGAAAACAAAGGATTTGTTGGGCTATGTACCCACTAATAGCTTTACAGGTTACCCAAGCATATATGGTAACTTAGGCGATTTGGAAAATAAAGGTGTAGAGTTGAGTTTAACTTCTGTTAACGTACGCAAGCCAAATTTTACCTGGAGCACTACACTTAACGGGGCCTACAACAAAAACGTGATTACCAGCTTAAATATAATTACTACGCCCGTTACAACAGGCAGTGGCACCAATGGCATGGTAAACCAGCGGTTTATAACTGGTTACCCTGGCTATGCCTTATTTGCGTTCGAGTACGCAGGTTTAGATAACCTGGGCGACCCGCAAATACGTTTGGCTAATGGTACAGTAACCAAAGCATTAAATGCAAGCAAGCCAAATGATATTAAGTTTATGGGCAGTACACAACCTAAATGGAGCGGTGGTTTATCCAACAACGTCACTTACAAATCTTTTGGGCTTAACCTGAATGCCATTTTCAACTTAGGGCATGTAATGCGTAGAGATGTTGACAATTTTTATTCAACCCGTTTAACCCACAGCTCAACCTCTAACGGATTTACAACCGGCAACGTTCATGCCGACTTTGTTAATCGCTGGAGACAGCCCGGCGATGAACTAACTACCAACATTCCGTCTTTTGTAGCGAATCCAACCATAGCGGCACGTCGGGATATTAGTTATTATACACTTGCCGATATTAATGTGATCAGTGCATCGTTCGTTAAAATGCGTGATATAACGCTAACCTATAGTTTACCGCAACAAATAATTAAAAAGATCCATGCCGAAGGTGTTACCCTGCGCGCGCAAGTATCAAACTTAATGTTGTGGAAAGCCAATAAAGATGGTATTGATCCCGAATTTCAAAGTGGTATCGACGGTTACAGAACTCTCCGAACCAACCAGGGTACAGTAACTTTCGGATTAAATGTAAGATTATAATAATCTCAAAAGAAATGAAACATAACTATCATAAAATAACGCTTTTAGCCCTGTTACTGGTGGTTGCCTCAACCGCTTGTAAGAAAAGCTTTTTAGAAGTAATTCCTAAAGGAAAACTTGTTGCACAAACCTCTTCAGACTATAGCCTGCTTTTAAGTAACCTCGATCTTTTGAATATGGGGGCCGCTAATGTGCAGGTTGCTATGGGTGATGAAGTTGCTGCAGTAGAGCCGTACTTTACTACGGGCTTGTCGGCCTCATTAAAAACGCAGAGGAGTTTTCGCTGGGAGTCTGTTATTTACGAAGCCAACGAAGATGCCGGTGAAACACTAGTGCCGCTTAGGAATATTTACCTGTACAATAAGGTAATTAACGAAGTGCCCAATGCAACTGATGGTACTGCTCAATTTAAACTTCAAATTGAATCGGAAGCCAGAGCAGGCCGGGCATGGGCTTATTTCATGCTCATCAATTACTACGGAAAACCCTATAATGCAGCTACCGCTGCAACTGATCCTGGATTTCCTATTGTAGAGGTGGCCGATGTGACTACAACAAAGTTTGACAGGGCCAGTGTGAAGGACGTGTATGATTTTATCATCAAAGACCTGGTAACAGCCATACCTAATCTAACACCGCAGGTAGTTAACAGAACCCGCATGTCAAAAGCAGCCGCCGAAGCTATATTAGGGAAAGTATATCTGTTTATGGGGCGTTATAATGATGCACTAACCATGCTGAATGCAGCTTTTACCGACATGGCCAACCAGGGAACACCGGTTAAGTTGTATGACTACAATGTTGAATTTGCAACCGGCGGTGTTTTTTTACCAATAAACGCCACCTCGGGCCCGGCTTCAATTTTGTTGCCCAATAACGCGGAAAGCCTTTACTCTAAACAGTTTGCAAACGGCTTTACCAGTTCATATAACGATATTGTAATCACACCGCAAACGGCAGCCCTGTTTGGTGCTTCAGACCAGCGCTTAAAATTTTATGCCAATTCTACTTACAGTACCAAACTTCCTTTTCCGGTAGCAGGCGTATTACGAAAACAAAAAGGTTCGCAAACCTTGTTTGGCATGCAAGTGCCCGACCTTTATTTGCTGAGAGCCGAATGCCGGTGCCGCACAAATGACCTCACTGGTGCCAAGGCAGATGTTGAGGCATTACGTGTAAAACGTATGCCGGCTGCTGATGCTACTGTTCCGGCAGCTATTGCCAACCAGCAAGTGGCGCTGCTTAGGTTTATTTTGGATGAACGTATCCGCGAGTTTGCTGTTGAAGGTTACAGGTGGTTTGATATGAGGCGGCTTTCTGTAGATCCGCTGTTCTCCTCAACCACTTATACGCATACGCTGTATTCGGCAACAGGTACCACCACTACTTTTCAATTAAAGCCCGAACGCTTGACGCTGCGCTTACCGCAAAAAATAATTGATCAGAATCCTAACATCGAAAACAATCCATAATTGATGATTGATATGAATTTCAAAAAAACAATATTGCTAGTGGCCGGCTTATGGCCGCTAGCTTTAATGGCACAAAGCGGGTATACCATAACCGGTAAAATGCCGGCGTTAAAAGTGCCGGCCAAAGCTTACCTGGTTACCATTCAAAACGGAGCCTGGAAAGAAACCGACTCGGTAGAAGTAAAGGGCGGTAAATTTCAGTTCAAAGGCAGTGTTAACGAACCGCAGCAGGCCATCTTAGCTGTTAAGCGAACCGGTGTGCCTGAGGTTCGTACTCAGGGCGATCAGTTAGGCTTTTTCCTCGAAAATTCTAATATTGTATTTACTGCTACCGACTCTATCATAAAATCAAAGGTAACCGGCTCGGTTGCCGATAGAGAAAGTCATGAGCTGGAGGCCCAGGTTAGACCTTTAACCAATAACATTATAAGGCTTAATAATAAGTTCTCCAAATACAACAAAGCTTCCGCAAGCTTAACTGCCGAAGAGCGAAAGATAGCATCAGACAGTGTAGCCAATTGGGTTACCGAGATCAGAGACATTAAGTTGAAGTTTGTAGAAACGCACCTTAATTCATTTATGGGGTTGTATACTTACAGTTATTCTATTTTAGGCAGTAAGTTTAACCCGGCTGCTGTGGAGCCGCTGTACCATAAGCTGTCTCCCCAACTGCAAGCATCAGAGCTGGGCAAGCGTACAGCTGAAAAAATTGAGATTGCCAAAAGAGGTCAGGCAGGTATAAAGGTTACCGATTTTACCCAAAACGATGTTAATGGTAAAGCCTTCACACTGTCTTCATTAAGAGGAAAGTATGTATTGGTTGATTTTTGGGCCAGCTGGTGTGCACCCTGCCGTGCCGAAAACCCCAATGTGCGTAAAGCCTACCAAGCCTTAAAAGACAAAAACTTTGAGATTGTAAGTGTATCGTTAGATATGGGAAAGCCGCAATGGGTGGATGCTATTAATAAAGATGGTATGCCCTGGATTCATGTAAGTGATTTAAAGGGCTGGAAAAACGAGGTGGCAATTTTATACGGCGTTAATTCGGTACCGCAAAACTTATTAATTGACCCTCGGGGTGTTATTGTGGCCAGAGATCTTCGTGGGGATGATCTAACAGCCAAGCTATCAGCATACATTAAATAAAATATCCGCTATACGTACGATGATGAAGAAAGTAATGATAACCCTGCTGTGCGCATTGCCATTGATGGTGCATGCACAGGATAAGTTTGAGATCAATGGAAAGCTTACCAATCCGGGTAGCGAAAAGCTTGCCATACTTAGCTACAAAAACAGCCAGGGCAAAGATAAGAGTGATACAGTAGCCGTTAAAGCAGGTAAATTTATGTTTACCGGCGAAACAGCATTTGGCAACAGGGCCTATCTTATATTAGTGCCAAGCAAGAAAGATAGTGTTAAGACCCGCCGCCAAGCCGATTACAAAGATTTTTATTTGGAAAAAGGAAAGTACACGGTGGTAGCTGCTGATAGTATTAAAAACGCAAAAATCACAGGTGCACAGGCCCAAACCGATTACCTTGCGTATGATAGTCAAATGGGACCGCTATCGGCCCAGTATCAGCTATTAGCCAACAGGTATCTGAAAGCCAGGTCGGCA
Protein-coding sequences here:
- a CDS encoding TlpA disulfide reductase family protein translates to MNFKKTILLVAGLWPLALMAQSGYTITGKMPALKVPAKAYLVTIQNGAWKETDSVEVKGGKFQFKGSVNEPQQAILAVKRTGVPEVRTQGDQLGFFLENSNIVFTATDSIIKSKVTGSVADRESHELEAQVRPLTNNIIRLNNKFSKYNKASASLTAEERKIASDSVANWVTEIRDIKLKFVETHLNSFMGLYTYSYSILGSKFNPAAVEPLYHKLSPQLQASELGKRTAEKIEIAKRGQAGIKVTDFTQNDVNGKAFTLSSLRGKYVLVDFWASWCAPCRAENPNVRKAYQALKDKNFEIVSVSLDMGKPQWVDAINKDGMPWIHVSDLKGWKNEVAILYGVNSVPQNLLIDPRGVIVARDLRGDDLTAKLSAYIK
- a CDS encoding RagB/SusD family nutrient uptake outer membrane protein, producing MKHNYHKITLLALLLVVASTACKKSFLEVIPKGKLVAQTSSDYSLLLSNLDLLNMGAANVQVAMGDEVAAVEPYFTTGLSASLKTQRSFRWESVIYEANEDAGETLVPLRNIYLYNKVINEVPNATDGTAQFKLQIESEARAGRAWAYFMLINYYGKPYNAATAATDPGFPIVEVADVTTTKFDRASVKDVYDFIIKDLVTAIPNLTPQVVNRTRMSKAAAEAILGKVYLFMGRYNDALTMLNAAFTDMANQGTPVKLYDYNVEFATGGVFLPINATSGPASILLPNNAESLYSKQFANGFTSSYNDIVITPQTAALFGASDQRLKFYANSTYSTKLPFPVAGVLRKQKGSQTLFGMQVPDLYLLRAECRCRTNDLTGAKADVEALRVKRMPAADATVPAAIANQQVALLRFILDERIREFAVEGYRWFDMRRLSVDPLFSSTTYTHTLYSATGTTTTFQLKPERLTLRLPQKIIDQNPNIENNP
- a CDS encoding FecR domain-containing protein, coding for MQEKNTPEKLIQKYAEGTCNEQERAIVESWHLYDLSESTVEPSAQSINDAHSRGRQAVIAHLQANRPVRKLLPQILAAASVLIFLGIGAFFLFANYNAATIEKKLSAIKPGSNQAILTLANGQQINLTNAENRKLAAQGSKRIKQATDGFLTYQLNSTDVNDNTVEYNSINTPVGGQYHLTLADGTNVWLNAASSIKFPTIFKGTERKVEVTGEVYFEVAHNAAKPFKVVTDKQVVEVLGTHFNVNAYPDEANIKTTLLEGSVKVSANDASTIIKPGQQSVLHEGRLNVNKAVDLDEAIAWKNGYFQFNDERIESVMRKLSRWYNIDMQYQGEPLNEGFSGTISRSKNISQVLKMLERTKAVHYKIEGRRVTIIQ
- a CDS encoding sigma factor-like helix-turn-helix DNA-binding protein, which translates into the protein MSRKGHLSHREIALKLNISEKTVKNQVNNALKSLRIKLGLVSFLLFLIKY
- a CDS encoding sigma-70 family RNA polymerase sigma factor — its product is MIIFAIEEVEDYQYYTDQELISLMKGNSHSAFTQIYDRYQGLLYIYACKITKDENEAEDIVQEVLFYLWDKRNTITFEHSLASYLYSAVRYKFFNLLDRKKVRTDYAVSFQKFIDRETVQADYVVREKELSRLIEKEIAMLPDKMREIF
- a CDS encoding SusC/RagA family TonB-linked outer membrane protein; protein product: MKLTTLLLIIAIFQVSASTYAQQVSLSEKNTPLEQVFNKIRVQTGYDILYTTSLLKGSRPVTIKVTNGNLDDVLKRVFVGQPLEYSIEDKSVVVSKKQKTLLEKAINLFAIPTDVSGRVVSDSTRTPLIGANVRSKANNTVATTDVNGAFTLKNIEIGTVLEISYIGFVTQQVSVTRENAANLNIILKSDVSRLQEVSIISNGYQTIAKERSAGSFAKPDLNAVVNRSTSMNVLQRLDGLIPGLTVNNAPGQTASPYILRGLTSVSISSSPLYVVDGIPLPDVSGSQFTNISSVTGINSINPQDIADITVLKDATAASIWGSRAANGVIVIVTKRGLRGERVRVTYDAFVNFQGKPDLNYFPVLNSQQFIQAARETFDPVAYPYNSVTLPTAGAGLAPHEVILYNQNLGRITAAQANSSLDSLAAINNNQQIKDLFYRNAMLMNHTLSVSGGQKNYAFYSSLAYTDNRSNSPGQSNNTYKVNLRQDFNIGTRIRLGLITDLTNTVSNSPRNINATNQFYPYQLFQDNAGNNISMPYMTSLPDAVRLDYETRSRINLNYNPLDEVNYGYQKNDFLLSRNIFNVGVKLISGLNYTGTFSFIKSTNRTREYDDRNSYRVRAQTAQFTVAPTATSTPVYNLPNTGGNYQVSNINQRNWTVRNQLDYNKSWNNGLHQLTLLAGQEVQEQFNIFNLSSIKGWDPLLQSGVLVDYKTLNAGLANPVWPGILGANVSQLNDQIFGQVEVLSRFVSYYGNASYTFNRKYTVNGSYRIDKSNNFGINTAAQNKPVWSVGGKWAIGEESFVKNVTWINNLALRATYGISGNAPLPGTAASYDIISGTSNSFLPNGRGLQIATPANRSLTWEGTTTTNLGLDIAVLNSRLSAAIDIYQKKTKDLLGYVPTNSFTGYPSIYGNLGDLENKGVELSLTSVNVRKPNFTWSTTLNGAYNKNVITSLNIITTPVTTGSGTNGMVNQRFITGYPGYALFAFEYAGLDNLGDPQIRLANGTVTKALNASKPNDIKFMGSTQPKWSGGLSNNVTYKSFGLNLNAIFNLGHVMRRDVDNFYSTRLTHSSTSNGFTTGNVHADFVNRWRQPGDELTTNIPSFVANPTIAARRDISYYTLADINVISASFVKMRDITLTYSLPQQIIKKIHAEGVTLRAQVSNLMLWKANKDGIDPEFQSGIDGYRTLRTNQGTVTFGLNVRL